In a genomic window of Rhopalosiphum maidis isolate BTI-1 chromosome 4, ASM367621v3, whole genome shotgun sequence:
- the LOC113558531 gene encoding cyclic nucleotide-gated cation channel beta-1-like isoform X2, which yields MMVDSTGMRTDNIKPGTPITSETSSSKNTNDNSSGNVKNSSTNAEKIVPSRSNQRWMKLRTTVQLSSAISSTIKTSKPTLQREDSFIKRFSTRQVAEKQETLDTGDDGECSSGSQDNIEYVRRKRRLRRKQNKLPWSVVNPDENFYFNWLMVLTGCTLYNLWTAIVRQSLPELQRMASPWWSAMDAFSDIVFLLDVAVQFRTGYLEQGLMVYNTSKLAGHYIRSRSFLFDLIALTPLDLIQLKIGVHPILRFPRFIKVYRVYDYYYMVESRTVYPNLWRVINLIHILLILAHWFGCFYYLLSEAEGFKGDWVYPYKPGDYATLTRKYLGSLYWSTLTLTTIGDLPTPETNAEYVFTIVSYLIGVFIFATIVGQVGNVITNRNANRLEFERLLDGAKLYMRHHKVPSGMKKRVLRWYDYSWSRGRIQGGGDINTALGLLPDKLKTELALHVNLAVLKKVTIFQECQPEFLHDLVLKMKAYIFTPGDLICRKGEVAREMFIIADGILEVISSETGHVLTIMKAGDFFGEIGILNLDGFNKRTADVRSVGYSELFSLSREDVLAAMKDYPEAQDILQTLGRKRLMEARNANKIVADRIKSRAEAAENCSGIVEKIRCDVKGLRNAFSKGRRGTRAVVEESMELQPLTSSGRKSENTSSKSILRRMPRVWSDELASGTDHSDEDPRPISPGIPILNKAKSDKEPRANEFKKCLLSPPPSMSETGRKESINQEVIGAGLPLLQRLLILKQKNDQEMVTQNKPKKVDLELTESTPKVKSNVKLKTPKKENAKSISLKQRLSEVHARQRKPTTNTKLWTLLKKATVLTPKAKLQDLKADSEVLRETSSLQSNLKSTADVSNINSGGCENKFIVMCQKLDDQYKQGSLIAQNISAHNSLNNKCTENNINKEKCDIRIVHRPKVLHLNGTKRCYKSINDLSPEYSGLSFVKKLKILNERQKLAELEEKAFLRSSSLDSSDCRTLDVSYGNQLTRSHSEAVALEVVLRNRNSRKPESLSCSTSPADECNETAERIRLKNILKKLSSNCFGNEKVNQLMNSQTIEGYAARHSKMTRNVTFNQRRTIESSPDSCTSLFMFPDNIPSQCKNPDLIPIKSIDLSHKTDLIESSQKTSKHTKLSKRMSTNTVQYVSSQPDIRQNCYDEILNGVKTIVEKCLNDIEGKYRDKIDELESEINKRDYTISTLCEQFNQKLCDQPIDEGKLGSLLDNYSKNIEEDEENPFIRNDSVDTVMCPKISSLNSLSPFGMDDPRYYNPNSNSPALLSSKSWEDRSEEEKMELRDLPNSIIPEPSWQHDETRIDMNFTDDEEEEFPPRWENWEAEMLVGHTSHNDLHAGPGLLSRRSLDENSMIIHRGLQGRRRCLSIDNMPFSNSILRNFGQYVRLGGSSSQTPSPDILPTISKSCFSLVSQPET from the exons GAGACGTTGGATACCGGCGATGACGGAGAATGTAGTTCCGGCTCGCAGGACAACATCGAATACGTTCGCCGGAAACGCCGATTGCGCCGAAAGCAGAACAAACTTCCGTGGTCCGTGGTCAACCCAGACGAGAATTTCTACTTCAACTGGCTAATGGTGTTGACAGGCTGTACGCTGTACAACCTGTGGACGGCCATCGTGCGGCAAAGCTTGCCAGAGCTGCAGCGCATGGCTTCCCCTTGGTGGTCGGCCATGGACGCATTCAGCGACATCGTGTTCCTGTTGGATGTGGCTGTCCAGTTCCGGACCGGTTATCTGGAACAGGGTCTGATGGTGTACAACACAAGCAAGTTGGCCGGTCATTACATCCGGTCTCGGTCGTTCCTGTTCGATCTCATAGCACTCACACCTCTGGATCTGATACAGTTAAAAATCGGTGTGCACCCCATACTCCGGTTCCCTAGGTTCATTAAG GTATATAGGGTGTACGACTATTATTACATGGTGGAATCAAGAACGGTCTACCCAAATTTATGGAGAGTAATCAATCTGATTCACATTTTATTGATACTGGCCCATTGGTTCGgatgtttttattatctgtTATCCGAAGCGGAAGGATTCAAAGGCGATTGGGTGTACCCGTACAAGCCGGGTGACTACGCAACGTTGACCAGAAAATACTTGGGATCGTTGTACTGGTCAACGCTGACGCTAACTACAATCGGCGATCTACCCACACCAGAAACTAATGCCga GTACGTTTTCACCATAGTAAGCTACTTGATTGGAGTCTTTATATTCGCCACTATCGTCG GGCAGGTGGGCAACGTGATAACGAATAGAAATGCAAACCGATTAGAGTTTGAACGGTTGTTGGATGGTGCCAAGCTATACATGCGACATCACAAGGTGCCGAGTGGCATGAAAAAAAGAGTGCTGAGATGGTACGACTACTCGTGGTCCAG GGGACGTATTCAAGGTGGCGGCGATATAAACACGGCGCTGGGTCTTCTTCCGGATAAATTGAAAACCGAACTGGCGTTGCACGTCAATCTGGCGGttttgaaaaaa GTTACAATATTTCAAGAATGCCAACCAGAATTCTTACACGATTTAGTTCTCAAAATGAAAGCTTACATATTTACACCTGGGGATTTAATATGTCGGAAGGGAGAAGTGGCCAGAGAGATGTTCATCATAGCAGACGGAATTTTAGAAGTTATTAg CAGTGAAACTGGACATGTTTTGACGATAATGAAAGCTGGTGATTTCTTTGGAGAAATAGGAATTCTCAACTTGGACGGatttaataa GAGGACTGCTGATGTTCGATCAGTTGGATATTCAGAGTTATTTAGTTTATCTCGTGAAGACGTTCTTGCCGCTATGAAAGACTACCCAGAAGCACAAGATATTCTTCAAACACTAGGCAGAAAGCGTCTGATGGAAGCAAGGAATGCAAATAAGATtg TTGCAGATCGGATAAAATCTCGGGCTGAAGCTGCAGAAAATTGTAGTGGAATCGTGGAAAAAATTCGTTGTGATGTTAAAGGACTTCGAAATGCATTTTCAAAAGGACGACGTGGTACTAG aGCTGTAGTTGAAGAGAGCATGGAGTTGCAACCATTAACCAGTAGTGGTCGCAAATCAGAAAATACCAGtagtaaaagtattttaagaaGAATGCCCCGGGTATGGAGCGATGAGTTAGCTTCAGGAACTGATCACAGTGATGAAGACCCGAGGCCGATATCACCGGGTATTCCAATACTAAATAAAGCTAAATCAGATAAAGAACCTAGGGCTAATGAGTTTAAGAAGTGTTTACTGTCACCACCACCTAGTATGTCAGAAACGGGTAGAAAAGAATCGATAAACCAAGAAGTAATCGGCGCCGGGCTTCCATTATTGCAGAGGCTATTGattcttaaacaaaaaaatgaccAAGAAATGGTGACACAAAATAAACCGAAGAAAGTCGATCTAGAATTGACTGAAAGTACACCTAAGGTAAAATCaaatgtgaaattaaaaactcctaaaaaagaaaatgcgAAAAGTATAAGCTTAAAGCAACGATTATCGGAGGTACACGCCAGGCAACGGAAGCCGACGACGAATACAAAATTGTGGACGCTTTTGAAAAAAGCAACGGTGCTTACTCCAAAAGCCAAGTTGCAAGACTTAAAAGCCGATAGTGAAGTCCTACGCGAAACGTCGTCTCTTCAATCAAACTTGAAATCCACCGCCGatgtttcaaatataaatagtggTGGTTGCGAAAACAAGTTTATTGTAATGTGCCAAAAATTAGATGACCAATATAAGCAGGGCTCATTGATTGCTCAAAACATATCGGCTCACAatagtttaaacaataaatgtactgaaaataatattaataaggaaAAATGTGATATTAGAATAGTGCATAGGCCAAAAGTGCTGCATTTAAATGGCACGAAAAGATGTTACAAATCGATCAACGATCTGTCGCCGGAGTATTCCGGTTTGTCATTCGTTAAGAAATTGAAGATATTAAACGAACGTCAAAAGCTAGCGGAACTGGAAGAGAAGGCGTTTTTGAGAAGTTCCAGCCTGGATTCATCTGATTGCAGGACTTTGGACGTTTCGTATGGCAACCAGTTAACACGGAGTCACTCAGAAGCGGTTGCCTTGGAGGTGGTACTAAGAAACCGAAATTCGCGAAAACCAGAATCGTTGAGCTGCAGCACATCACCAGCAGACGAATGTAACGAAACTGCTGAACGAATACGACTTAAGAATATACTTAAgaaattatcatcaaactGTTTCGGTAACGAAAAAGTGAACCAATTGATGAATTCACAGACCATAGAAGGATACGCTGCCAGACACTCCAAAATGACTAGAAACGTTACGTTCAACCAACGTCGCACAATAGAATCATCGCCAGATTCTTGTACCTCCTTGTTTATGTTTCCCGACAACATACCCTCACAGTGTAAAAACCCCGatcttatacctataaaatctATTGATTTGTCTCATAAGACTGACTTAATAGAGTCTTCCCAAAAAACTTCAAAGCATACAAAACTGTCCAAACGAATGTCTACCAACACTGTACAGTACGTGTCGAGTCAGCCAGATATTCGACAAAACTGTTACGATGAAATATTGAATGGTGTGAAAACAATAGTCGAGAAATGTTta aatgATATTGAAGGAAAATATCGTGATAAAATAGATGAACTCGAATCTGAAATTAACAAACGAGATTATACAATAAGCACACTTTGTGAACAATTCAATCAG AAACTGTGTGATCAACCTATTGACGAAGGTAAATTAGGATCATTACttgataattattcaaaaaatatagaagAAGACGAAGAAAATCCATTTATA AGAAATGATTCTGTGGATACAGTCATGTGTCCAAAAATATCTTCTTTAAACAGTTTATCGCCATTTGGAATGGACGATCCTAGGTATTACAACCCAAATTCTAACAGCCCAGCGTTGTTATCTAGTAAATCTTGGGAAGACCGATCGGAAGAAGAGAAAATGGAACTCCGAGACCTACCCAATTCGATTATTCCAGAACCGTCGTGGCAACATGACGAGACCAGAATTGATATGAATTTTACGGACGACGAAGAAGAGGAGTTTCCACCCAGATGGGAGAACTGGGAAGCAGAAATGTTAGTGGGACACACTAGCCACAACGACCTCCACGCTGGCCCAGGGCTTTTGAGCAGAAGATCTTTGGACGAAAATAGTATGATCATACACAGAGGACTTCAGGGAAGGAGAAGGTGTTTGTCGATAGATAACATGCCGTTTTCCAATTCAATACTAAGAAATTTTGGACAATACGTCCGTTTGGGGGGCAGTTCATCACAAACACCTTCACCTGACATACTTCCAACTATATCTAAGAGTTGTTTTTCGTTGGTATCGCAACccgaaacttaa
- the LOC113558531 gene encoding cyclic nucleotide-gated cation channel beta-1-like isoform X1: MMVDSTGMRTDNIKPGTPITSETSSSKNTNDNSSGNVKNSSTNAEKIVPSRSRSNQRWMKLRTTVQLSSAISSTIKTSKPTLQREDSFIKRFSTRQVAEKQETLDTGDDGECSSGSQDNIEYVRRKRRLRRKQNKLPWSVVNPDENFYFNWLMVLTGCTLYNLWTAIVRQSLPELQRMASPWWSAMDAFSDIVFLLDVAVQFRTGYLEQGLMVYNTSKLAGHYIRSRSFLFDLIALTPLDLIQLKIGVHPILRFPRFIKVYRVYDYYYMVESRTVYPNLWRVINLIHILLILAHWFGCFYYLLSEAEGFKGDWVYPYKPGDYATLTRKYLGSLYWSTLTLTTIGDLPTPETNAEYVFTIVSYLIGVFIFATIVGQVGNVITNRNANRLEFERLLDGAKLYMRHHKVPSGMKKRVLRWYDYSWSRGRIQGGGDINTALGLLPDKLKTELALHVNLAVLKKVTIFQECQPEFLHDLVLKMKAYIFTPGDLICRKGEVAREMFIIADGILEVISSETGHVLTIMKAGDFFGEIGILNLDGFNKRTADVRSVGYSELFSLSREDVLAAMKDYPEAQDILQTLGRKRLMEARNANKIVADRIKSRAEAAENCSGIVEKIRCDVKGLRNAFSKGRRGTRAVVEESMELQPLTSSGRKSENTSSKSILRRMPRVWSDELASGTDHSDEDPRPISPGIPILNKAKSDKEPRANEFKKCLLSPPPSMSETGRKESINQEVIGAGLPLLQRLLILKQKNDQEMVTQNKPKKVDLELTESTPKVKSNVKLKTPKKENAKSISLKQRLSEVHARQRKPTTNTKLWTLLKKATVLTPKAKLQDLKADSEVLRETSSLQSNLKSTADVSNINSGGCENKFIVMCQKLDDQYKQGSLIAQNISAHNSLNNKCTENNINKEKCDIRIVHRPKVLHLNGTKRCYKSINDLSPEYSGLSFVKKLKILNERQKLAELEEKAFLRSSSLDSSDCRTLDVSYGNQLTRSHSEAVALEVVLRNRNSRKPESLSCSTSPADECNETAERIRLKNILKKLSSNCFGNEKVNQLMNSQTIEGYAARHSKMTRNVTFNQRRTIESSPDSCTSLFMFPDNIPSQCKNPDLIPIKSIDLSHKTDLIESSQKTSKHTKLSKRMSTNTVQYVSSQPDIRQNCYDEILNGVKTIVEKCLNDIEGKYRDKIDELESEINKRDYTISTLCEQFNQKLCDQPIDEGKLGSLLDNYSKNIEEDEENPFIRNDSVDTVMCPKISSLNSLSPFGMDDPRYYNPNSNSPALLSSKSWEDRSEEEKMELRDLPNSIIPEPSWQHDETRIDMNFTDDEEEEFPPRWENWEAEMLVGHTSHNDLHAGPGLLSRRSLDENSMIIHRGLQGRRRCLSIDNMPFSNSILRNFGQYVRLGGSSSQTPSPDILPTISKSCFSLVSQPET; the protein is encoded by the exons GAGACGTTGGATACCGGCGATGACGGAGAATGTAGTTCCGGCTCGCAGGACAACATCGAATACGTTCGCCGGAAACGCCGATTGCGCCGAAAGCAGAACAAACTTCCGTGGTCCGTGGTCAACCCAGACGAGAATTTCTACTTCAACTGGCTAATGGTGTTGACAGGCTGTACGCTGTACAACCTGTGGACGGCCATCGTGCGGCAAAGCTTGCCAGAGCTGCAGCGCATGGCTTCCCCTTGGTGGTCGGCCATGGACGCATTCAGCGACATCGTGTTCCTGTTGGATGTGGCTGTCCAGTTCCGGACCGGTTATCTGGAACAGGGTCTGATGGTGTACAACACAAGCAAGTTGGCCGGTCATTACATCCGGTCTCGGTCGTTCCTGTTCGATCTCATAGCACTCACACCTCTGGATCTGATACAGTTAAAAATCGGTGTGCACCCCATACTCCGGTTCCCTAGGTTCATTAAG GTATATAGGGTGTACGACTATTATTACATGGTGGAATCAAGAACGGTCTACCCAAATTTATGGAGAGTAATCAATCTGATTCACATTTTATTGATACTGGCCCATTGGTTCGgatgtttttattatctgtTATCCGAAGCGGAAGGATTCAAAGGCGATTGGGTGTACCCGTACAAGCCGGGTGACTACGCAACGTTGACCAGAAAATACTTGGGATCGTTGTACTGGTCAACGCTGACGCTAACTACAATCGGCGATCTACCCACACCAGAAACTAATGCCga GTACGTTTTCACCATAGTAAGCTACTTGATTGGAGTCTTTATATTCGCCACTATCGTCG GGCAGGTGGGCAACGTGATAACGAATAGAAATGCAAACCGATTAGAGTTTGAACGGTTGTTGGATGGTGCCAAGCTATACATGCGACATCACAAGGTGCCGAGTGGCATGAAAAAAAGAGTGCTGAGATGGTACGACTACTCGTGGTCCAG GGGACGTATTCAAGGTGGCGGCGATATAAACACGGCGCTGGGTCTTCTTCCGGATAAATTGAAAACCGAACTGGCGTTGCACGTCAATCTGGCGGttttgaaaaaa GTTACAATATTTCAAGAATGCCAACCAGAATTCTTACACGATTTAGTTCTCAAAATGAAAGCTTACATATTTACACCTGGGGATTTAATATGTCGGAAGGGAGAAGTGGCCAGAGAGATGTTCATCATAGCAGACGGAATTTTAGAAGTTATTAg CAGTGAAACTGGACATGTTTTGACGATAATGAAAGCTGGTGATTTCTTTGGAGAAATAGGAATTCTCAACTTGGACGGatttaataa GAGGACTGCTGATGTTCGATCAGTTGGATATTCAGAGTTATTTAGTTTATCTCGTGAAGACGTTCTTGCCGCTATGAAAGACTACCCAGAAGCACAAGATATTCTTCAAACACTAGGCAGAAAGCGTCTGATGGAAGCAAGGAATGCAAATAAGATtg TTGCAGATCGGATAAAATCTCGGGCTGAAGCTGCAGAAAATTGTAGTGGAATCGTGGAAAAAATTCGTTGTGATGTTAAAGGACTTCGAAATGCATTTTCAAAAGGACGACGTGGTACTAG aGCTGTAGTTGAAGAGAGCATGGAGTTGCAACCATTAACCAGTAGTGGTCGCAAATCAGAAAATACCAGtagtaaaagtattttaagaaGAATGCCCCGGGTATGGAGCGATGAGTTAGCTTCAGGAACTGATCACAGTGATGAAGACCCGAGGCCGATATCACCGGGTATTCCAATACTAAATAAAGCTAAATCAGATAAAGAACCTAGGGCTAATGAGTTTAAGAAGTGTTTACTGTCACCACCACCTAGTATGTCAGAAACGGGTAGAAAAGAATCGATAAACCAAGAAGTAATCGGCGCCGGGCTTCCATTATTGCAGAGGCTATTGattcttaaacaaaaaaatgaccAAGAAATGGTGACACAAAATAAACCGAAGAAAGTCGATCTAGAATTGACTGAAAGTACACCTAAGGTAAAATCaaatgtgaaattaaaaactcctaaaaaagaaaatgcgAAAAGTATAAGCTTAAAGCAACGATTATCGGAGGTACACGCCAGGCAACGGAAGCCGACGACGAATACAAAATTGTGGACGCTTTTGAAAAAAGCAACGGTGCTTACTCCAAAAGCCAAGTTGCAAGACTTAAAAGCCGATAGTGAAGTCCTACGCGAAACGTCGTCTCTTCAATCAAACTTGAAATCCACCGCCGatgtttcaaatataaatagtggTGGTTGCGAAAACAAGTTTATTGTAATGTGCCAAAAATTAGATGACCAATATAAGCAGGGCTCATTGATTGCTCAAAACATATCGGCTCACAatagtttaaacaataaatgtactgaaaataatattaataaggaaAAATGTGATATTAGAATAGTGCATAGGCCAAAAGTGCTGCATTTAAATGGCACGAAAAGATGTTACAAATCGATCAACGATCTGTCGCCGGAGTATTCCGGTTTGTCATTCGTTAAGAAATTGAAGATATTAAACGAACGTCAAAAGCTAGCGGAACTGGAAGAGAAGGCGTTTTTGAGAAGTTCCAGCCTGGATTCATCTGATTGCAGGACTTTGGACGTTTCGTATGGCAACCAGTTAACACGGAGTCACTCAGAAGCGGTTGCCTTGGAGGTGGTACTAAGAAACCGAAATTCGCGAAAACCAGAATCGTTGAGCTGCAGCACATCACCAGCAGACGAATGTAACGAAACTGCTGAACGAATACGACTTAAGAATATACTTAAgaaattatcatcaaactGTTTCGGTAACGAAAAAGTGAACCAATTGATGAATTCACAGACCATAGAAGGATACGCTGCCAGACACTCCAAAATGACTAGAAACGTTACGTTCAACCAACGTCGCACAATAGAATCATCGCCAGATTCTTGTACCTCCTTGTTTATGTTTCCCGACAACATACCCTCACAGTGTAAAAACCCCGatcttatacctataaaatctATTGATTTGTCTCATAAGACTGACTTAATAGAGTCTTCCCAAAAAACTTCAAAGCATACAAAACTGTCCAAACGAATGTCTACCAACACTGTACAGTACGTGTCGAGTCAGCCAGATATTCGACAAAACTGTTACGATGAAATATTGAATGGTGTGAAAACAATAGTCGAGAAATGTTta aatgATATTGAAGGAAAATATCGTGATAAAATAGATGAACTCGAATCTGAAATTAACAAACGAGATTATACAATAAGCACACTTTGTGAACAATTCAATCAG AAACTGTGTGATCAACCTATTGACGAAGGTAAATTAGGATCATTACttgataattattcaaaaaatatagaagAAGACGAAGAAAATCCATTTATA AGAAATGATTCTGTGGATACAGTCATGTGTCCAAAAATATCTTCTTTAAACAGTTTATCGCCATTTGGAATGGACGATCCTAGGTATTACAACCCAAATTCTAACAGCCCAGCGTTGTTATCTAGTAAATCTTGGGAAGACCGATCGGAAGAAGAGAAAATGGAACTCCGAGACCTACCCAATTCGATTATTCCAGAACCGTCGTGGCAACATGACGAGACCAGAATTGATATGAATTTTACGGACGACGAAGAAGAGGAGTTTCCACCCAGATGGGAGAACTGGGAAGCAGAAATGTTAGTGGGACACACTAGCCACAACGACCTCCACGCTGGCCCAGGGCTTTTGAGCAGAAGATCTTTGGACGAAAATAGTATGATCATACACAGAGGACTTCAGGGAAGGAGAAGGTGTTTGTCGATAGATAACATGCCGTTTTCCAATTCAATACTAAGAAATTTTGGACAATACGTCCGTTTGGGGGGCAGTTCATCACAAACACCTTCACCTGACATACTTCCAACTATATCTAAGAGTTGTTTTTCGTTGGTATCGCAACccgaaacttaa